From a region of the Fischerella sp. JS2 genome:
- a CDS encoding cytochrome P450 — protein MKLPNGPKTPQLVQMFQWINSPMKYMEDCTQRYGDIFTLQLTGPVVFVSNPQALQQILTSDTKEFAAPGDPLFESFVGKNSVITVSGEVHRRQRQLLMPPFHGERMRTYAQVITKVTEEIISQWQIGQTFYVHPAMQAITMRIIMQAVFGLYDSPRAQELEELLTLMLNRGGSSPLRALMLYFPALQKDLGPLTPWGIFLRRRSRVYQLLHEEIQARREEANSSHTDVLSLLIAARDETGQPMTDAELSDELMTLLTAGHETTATAVTWTLYWIHKLPAVREKLLQELDSVSDRSDSNSIFKLPYLNAVCNESLRIYPVGMLTFPRVVQQPLSLCGYELEPGTRVIGSIYLTHQREDLYPQPKQFKPERFLERQFSPYEFLPFGGGAKRCIGAAFAQFEMKLILATILSRLELGLVDNSNVKPKRRGLVTGPDRPIQMVVNNQRQVESRIPEAISG, from the coding sequence ATGAAACTACCAAACGGCCCAAAAACCCCTCAGCTAGTACAGATGTTTCAGTGGATCAATAGTCCTATGAAATATATGGAAGACTGTACTCAGCGTTATGGAGATATCTTTACATTACAGTTAACAGGCCCTGTAGTTTTTGTGAGTAATCCCCAAGCGCTACAGCAGATCTTGACTAGCGATACTAAAGAATTTGCAGCCCCCGGCGATCCGTTATTTGAATCTTTTGTCGGTAAGAATTCTGTAATTACTGTTAGTGGTGAAGTGCATCGGCGTCAACGTCAGTTGTTGATGCCTCCTTTTCACGGTGAGAGAATGCGAACCTATGCTCAAGTAATTACCAAGGTTACAGAAGAAATTATTAGCCAGTGGCAAATAGGTCAAACATTTTATGTCCATCCTGCCATGCAGGCGATCACAATGCGGATTATCATGCAAGCAGTGTTTGGATTGTATGATAGTCCCCGCGCTCAAGAATTGGAAGAACTTTTGACTTTAATGCTCAATCGCGGCGGCAGTTCGCCTTTACGGGCTTTGATGCTTTATTTTCCGGCTTTACAAAAAGATTTAGGCCCGTTGACTCCTTGGGGAATCTTCCTACGTCGGCGATCGCGAGTTTACCAACTTCTACACGAAGAAATTCAAGCACGGCGAGAAGAAGCTAACTCTTCACATACAGATGTCCTAAGTTTATTGATTGCAGCACGGGATGAAACAGGTCAACCGATGACCGATGCAGAGTTAAGTGATGAGTTAATGACTTTGTTAACAGCAGGTCATGAAACTACTGCTACAGCCGTAACTTGGACATTATACTGGATTCACAAATTGCCAGCAGTACGCGAAAAGCTATTACAAGAACTTGATAGTGTTAGCGATCGCTCTGACTCTAATAGTATTTTCAAGTTACCCTATCTCAATGCAGTGTGTAACGAAAGCTTGCGTATCTACCCTGTAGGAATGCTGACTTTTCCCCGTGTAGTTCAGCAACCCTTATCTTTATGTGGATACGAACTCGAACCAGGTACACGGGTAATAGGATCTATTTATCTCACTCATCAACGTGAAGATTTATACCCACAACCAAAGCAATTTAAACCAGAACGCTTTTTAGAGAGACAATTTTCACCCTACGAATTTTTACCCTTTGGTGGTGGTGCAAAGCGTTGTATCGGTGCGGCTTTTGCTCAATTTGAAATGAAATTAATACTAGCGACAATTCTTTCACGTTTAGAATTAGGACTAGTAGATAACTCTAATGTTAAACCAAAGCGTCGAGGCTTGGTAACAGGGCCAGATCGTCCCATTCAAATGGTTGTGAACAATCAGCGTCAAGTCGAGTCTCGTATACCAGAAGCTATTTCTGGATGA
- a CDS encoding TMEM14 family protein, whose amino-acid sequence MNIGILAALAYGILSILGGILGYITAGSNISLFSGSISGLILIFSAFVQLQGQSWGLTLAAIVTAVLIVVFAFRLAKTRKFMPAGLMTILGMLTLALIVNQFQIMTSTR is encoded by the coding sequence ATGAATATAGGTATTCTTGCCGCCCTTGCTTACGGCATCTTGTCAATATTAGGTGGTATTTTAGGTTACATAACAGCTGGTAGTAATATTTCACTTTTTAGTGGTAGTATCAGTGGTTTAATACTTATCTTTTCGGCTTTTGTACAACTTCAAGGTCAAAGTTGGGGTTTGACTTTAGCAGCTATTGTTACAGCTGTATTAATAGTTGTTTTTGCATTTAGATTAGCTAAAACGCGTAAGTTCATGCCTGCGGGGTTGATGACAATTTTAGGTATGTTGACATTAGCCCTGATTGTAAATCAATTTCAAATTATGACATCAACTAGGTAG
- a CDS encoding O-antigen ligase domain-containing protein: protein MTYRQANLTSYATTSSQQQQPLLGWLAIVGLVLVVVASTFAAGAAARPIYVVGTLGVGIFLYLRYPLLYIGLVWWMWFLTPFISRLIDYRSGFDASRFLLVSQYLVTLLTLHTALKNLPQSSRKGGMPFVLAFLGVFYGFLIGFVKTTPFTAARGMLDWLTPLSFAFFIFIKWREYPQYRQSMIRIFLWGVLVTGIYGVFQFMTAPEWDKFWLESTKLKSFGDPEPFKIRVWSTMASPGPFASMMMTGLLLLFTSTEFIRIPAAAAGYLAFLLTMVRTLWGCWVVGVLSLLSSLKPKIQMRLMVTVLVMAICVVPLTTMEPFSEAIATRLETLSNLEDDNSAQVRQGIYRDGLTKAMTNILGNGIGNTFVVNEKGVLEPIVIDSGILDMFFTLGWFGAIFYLGGLILLLFQVFQFTEPSFDPFMAAARAIALAGFASLPLGSAMLGVSGMMLWGFLAIVLAGHKYYVNQRNPGVN, encoded by the coding sequence GTGACTTACAGGCAGGCTAATTTGACTAGTTACGCAACAACAAGCTCACAGCAACAACAACCACTACTAGGTTGGTTAGCAATTGTAGGGCTAGTGCTGGTTGTAGTAGCATCTACTTTTGCTGCTGGTGCGGCTGCTCGCCCAATTTATGTTGTGGGTACTTTAGGTGTAGGGATTTTCCTGTATCTGCGGTATCCCTTGCTTTATATTGGCTTGGTTTGGTGGATGTGGTTTCTTACACCCTTTATTAGTCGCCTTATAGATTACCGCAGTGGTTTTGATGCTAGTCGCTTTTTATTAGTATCACAATATTTAGTAACCCTCCTTACCTTACATACCGCCTTAAAAAATCTTCCCCAATCTTCTCGTAAAGGTGGAATGCCCTTTGTACTAGCGTTTTTGGGTGTATTTTATGGCTTCTTAATCGGATTTGTGAAAACTACACCCTTCACCGCAGCTAGGGGTATGTTAGATTGGTTAACCCCACTGAGTTTTGCTTTCTTTATATTTATCAAGTGGCGAGAATATCCCCAGTACCGTCAAAGCATGATCCGTATATTTCTCTGGGGAGTTTTGGTGACAGGGATTTACGGCGTTTTCCAGTTCATGACTGCTCCAGAGTGGGATAAGTTTTGGTTAGAAAGCACAAAACTCAAAAGTTTTGGAGATCCTGAACCTTTTAAAATTCGTGTTTGGAGTACGATGGCGTCGCCAGGACCTTTTGCCAGTATGATGATGACTGGCTTGCTGTTGCTATTTACTAGCACTGAATTTATACGTATTCCAGCCGCAGCAGCAGGTTACTTGGCGTTTTTGCTGACAATGGTGCGGACTTTGTGGGGATGCTGGGTAGTAGGAGTATTATCCCTGCTGTCTTCACTCAAACCAAAAATTCAAATGCGTCTGATGGTAACTGTTTTGGTTATGGCTATCTGCGTTGTGCCGTTGACTACTATGGAACCATTCTCTGAAGCAATTGCCACCCGCTTAGAAACTCTTAGTAATCTCGAAGATGATAACAGCGCTCAGGTGAGGCAAGGGATTTATCGAGACGGATTAACCAAAGCAATGACTAATATCTTGGGGAATGGCATCGGCAATACTTTCGTTGTGAATGAAAAAGGCGTCTTAGAACCAATTGTGATTGATAGCGGTATTTTAGATATGTTTTTTACGCTGGGTTGGTTTGGCGCTATTTTTTATTTGGGTGGATTAATTTTGCTGTTGTTTCAGGTATTCCAATTTACAGAACCAAGTTTTGATCCTTTTATGGCTGCTGCGCGTGCCATTGCTCTTGCTGGTTTTGCGAGTCTCCCACTTGGTAGTGCAATGCTCGGAGTTTCTGGTATGATGCTTTGGGGATTTTTAGCTATTGTCTTGGCAGGACACAAGTATTATGTAAACCAACGCAATCCTGGGGTAAACTAA
- a CDS encoding peroxiredoxin, producing MALRLGDTVPNFTQASTDGDIDFYEWAGDSWVVLFSHPADYTPVCTTELGTVAKLKPEFDQRNVKVIALSVDDVDSHTGWVGDIEETQNTKLNYPILADADRKVSDLYDMIHPNANASVTVRTVFIIDPNKKLRLTLTYPPSTGRNFDEILRVIDSLQLTDNYSVATPADWKDGDDCVIVPSLKDPEVLKEKFPKGYQEIKPYLRMTPQPNK from the coding sequence ATGGCTCTCCGTCTAGGTGATACAGTACCGAACTTTACCCAAGCCTCCACAGATGGCGATATTGACTTTTATGAATGGGCGGGTGACAGCTGGGTAGTGCTGTTCTCCCATCCCGCAGACTATACACCAGTTTGCACAACTGAGTTAGGAACCGTTGCCAAACTCAAGCCAGAATTTGATCAGCGCAATGTGAAAGTAATCGCCCTGAGTGTTGATGATGTTGACTCCCACACAGGATGGGTAGGAGACATCGAAGAAACACAGAACACTAAACTAAACTACCCAATTCTGGCAGATGCTGATCGTAAAGTTTCTGATCTTTACGATATGATTCACCCCAACGCCAACGCTAGCGTGACGGTACGGACGGTATTTATCATTGACCCCAACAAGAAGTTGCGTCTTACCCTGACTTATCCTCCCAGCACTGGGCGCAATTTTGATGAAATTTTGCGAGTGATTGATTCGCTGCAACTAACTGATAACTACAGCGTCGCCACTCCAGCTGATTGGAAAGATGGTGACGATTGCGTAATTGTTCCTTCACTCAAAGATCCAGAAGTATTGAAGGAAAAATTCCCCAAAGGTTATCAGGAAATTAAGCCTTATTTGCGGATGACTCCTCAGCCAAATAAATAA
- a CDS encoding dynamin family protein produces MSNDYKLFIDILKSAAKLLDLHPESQLHQDIITISNYLTNPNFRIAVFGPFNHGKSTLLNAILGTRALPIDLIPTTGPAITMKYGTDLRSRITLVNGTEIYRSGTEVLKQFAILDNDRRMRNDVAYVEVFCPHPFLDTGVEFLDLPGTNDTEEQDNLVRSQLLGADLVVQLLDARKLMTLGERENLRDWLLDRNIKTVIFVVNFLNLLDEGEQKEVQNRLRFVAESFRADLLSGFSNLYRVDALPALRARLKGDVAAANTSGLVAFEIALQNIVAILQKNHRSVRLPRIKFITSEVQHSLKAKIVTLQSEINDFENKCQEKNNLKQRAVSIIKQGFNNSFEKLHAWLSLANLREKYQADAAIALAENLFISWEINNIKKDFNELRSSLVEWLEKAYNFFQEQQPENLLISFPPQPQITIPPKPNHTNDLGDPGTIAVGGSIGWLLGGPLGAAVVGSITYLVNKNIQQDEKITRESYHQQVAKICIDAVDVYLSSFSIQGLSALANYEKQTEQVIRFTPESEPQEVTQKRQKLQDWQNSLNQLNRELEKTLGISIPRELEVEIKIPTAKARQSVYSFSGVGIKEDVGTHRQTQTRKQENTTQQTKTKNSSASVPPPPKPEDLEAKFRAWELDQEIAQMKAEMRSPNSQTSKQHQNQSQQAPHQSKTQAEKDKITRAYTSLGLQPSASLVEKKQAYKTLVKKWHPDLFVDKPQLQQQAQDKMRLINEAYKILLEISN; encoded by the coding sequence ATGAGTAATGATTATAAACTATTTATAGATATTCTCAAATCTGCTGCTAAGTTATTAGATTTGCATCCAGAATCACAATTACATCAAGATATTATTACTATATCCAATTATCTTACTAATCCCAATTTTCGGATTGCAGTATTTGGCCCTTTTAATCATGGTAAGTCAACTTTATTAAATGCCATATTGGGAACTCGGGCTTTACCAATAGATTTGATTCCCACCACAGGCCCGGCTATTACTATGAAGTATGGTACTGATTTACGTAGTCGTATTACTTTGGTAAATGGTACAGAAATTTATCGTAGTGGTACAGAAGTTTTAAAGCAATTTGCCATTCTAGATAATGACAGGCGGATGCGAAATGATGTTGCATATGTGGAAGTTTTTTGTCCGCATCCTTTTTTAGATACGGGTGTAGAATTTCTGGATTTACCAGGAACTAATGACACAGAAGAACAAGATAATTTAGTGCGATCGCAACTATTAGGTGCTGATTTAGTTGTGCAGTTACTTGATGCACGCAAGTTAATGACTTTAGGTGAACGAGAAAATTTACGAGATTGGCTGTTAGATCGTAATATTAAAACTGTGATTTTTGTTGTTAATTTTCTAAATTTACTTGATGAAGGAGAACAAAAAGAAGTTCAAAATCGTCTACGCTTCGTTGCTGAAAGTTTTCGAGCTGATTTACTATCAGGATTTAGCAATTTATATCGTGTTGATGCTTTACCAGCGTTAAGAGCAAGATTAAAGGGAGATGTAGCAGCAGCTAATACTAGCGGTTTAGTAGCTTTTGAAATAGCTTTACAAAATATCGTCGCAATCCTGCAAAAAAATCACAGGAGTGTACGTTTACCAAGAATAAAGTTTATTACATCTGAAGTTCAACACTCATTAAAAGCAAAGATTGTTACTTTGCAGAGTGAAATTAATGATTTTGAAAATAAATGCCAGGAAAAAAATAATCTGAAACAACGTGCAGTAAGCATCATTAAACAGGGTTTTAATAATAGTTTTGAGAAATTACATGCTTGGTTGAGTTTAGCAAATTTAAGAGAAAAATATCAAGCTGATGCGGCGATCGCTTTGGCAGAGAATCTATTTATAAGTTGGGAAATAAATAATATTAAAAAAGACTTTAACGAGTTGCGATCATCTTTAGTAGAATGGTTAGAAAAAGCATACAATTTTTTTCAGGAACAACAACCGGAAAACTTATTAATTTCTTTTCCTCCTCAACCACAAATCACTATACCTCCTAAACCAAATCATACTAATGATTTAGGTGATCCTGGAACTATTGCTGTTGGTGGTAGTATTGGTTGGTTATTGGGTGGGCCTTTAGGAGCAGCTGTTGTTGGTAGTATTACTTATTTAGTCAACAAGAATATACAACAAGATGAAAAGATAACACGAGAATCCTATCATCAACAAGTAGCAAAAATATGTATAGATGCTGTTGATGTTTATTTGAGTAGCTTCAGCATTCAAGGGTTATCAGCTTTAGCTAATTATGAGAAGCAAACTGAACAAGTGATTAGATTTACCCCTGAATCAGAACCACAAGAAGTAACTCAAAAACGTCAAAAATTACAAGATTGGCAAAATAGCTTAAACCAGTTAAATCGAGAATTAGAAAAGACCTTGGGAATTTCTATCCCTCGTGAATTAGAAGTAGAAATCAAAATACCAACAGCAAAAGCAAGACAATCAGTATATAGTTTTTCAGGAGTAGGTATTAAAGAGGATGTGGGGACACATCGACAAACACAGACAAGAAAACAGGAAAATACAACTCAACAAACAAAAACTAAAAATTCTTCTGCATCTGTTCCACCTCCACCCAAACCAGAAGACTTAGAGGCAAAATTTCGTGCTTGGGAACTGGATCAAGAAATAGCACAAATGAAAGCGGAAATGCGATCGCCTAATTCTCAAACTAGCAAGCAGCATCAAAATCAAAGTCAACAAGCACCCCATCAATCTAAAACCCAAGCAGAAAAAGATAAAATCACTCGCGCTTACACGAGTTTAGGATTACAACCGAGTGCTTCCTTAGTCGAAAAAAAGCAGGCTTATAAAACTTTAGTCAAAAAATGGCACCCAGACTTGTTTGTGGACAAACCGCAATTGCAACAACAAGCACAAGATAAAATGCGATTGATTAACGAAGCTTACAAAATATTATTGGAAATTAGTAACTAA
- a CDS encoding cysteine synthase A: MDIKNGFVGTVGNTPLIRLNSFCEETGCEILGKAEFLNPGGSVKDRAALYIIQDAEEKDLLKPGGTVVEGTAGNTGIGLAHICNAKGYKCLIIIPDTQSQEKMDALRALGAEVRPVPAVPYKDPNNYVKLSGRVASEMENAIWANQFDNLANRRAHYETTGPEIWTQTDGTIDGWVAATGTGGTYAGVSLFLKEKNPDIKCVVADPMGSGLYSYIKTGEIKMEGNSITEGIGNSRITANMEGAPADDAIQIHDEEALRVVYQLLRKDGLFMGGSTGINVAAAVALAKQMGPGHTIVTILCDSGSRYQSRIFNREWLQSKGLLPE; encoded by the coding sequence ATGGATATTAAAAACGGCTTTGTAGGAACTGTTGGCAACACACCACTGATTCGGTTAAATAGCTTTTGTGAAGAAACTGGCTGTGAAATTCTGGGTAAGGCCGAATTTCTCAATCCCGGTGGTTCTGTGAAAGACCGCGCTGCACTTTATATTATTCAAGATGCAGAAGAAAAAGACTTACTGAAACCTGGTGGCACAGTTGTAGAAGGAACAGCAGGCAATACTGGTATTGGATTAGCACACATATGTAACGCCAAAGGCTACAAATGCCTGATTATCATTCCTGATACCCAGTCTCAAGAAAAAATGGATGCTTTGAGGGCATTAGGTGCAGAAGTTCGTCCCGTCCCTGCTGTACCCTATAAAGACCCCAATAACTATGTTAAGTTATCTGGTAGAGTCGCTAGTGAAATGGAAAATGCGATTTGGGCAAATCAATTTGATAATTTAGCCAACCGTCGCGCCCACTACGAAACCACAGGCCCAGAAATTTGGACACAAACAGACGGTACAATAGACGGTTGGGTGGCAGCAACCGGGACTGGCGGCACTTATGCAGGAGTCTCGCTGTTCCTCAAAGAAAAAAATCCAGATATTAAATGTGTAGTTGCTGACCCGATGGGTAGCGGACTTTACAGCTATATCAAAACAGGCGAAATCAAGATGGAAGGCAATTCCATCACAGAAGGTATTGGTAATAGTCGCATCACCGCTAACATGGAAGGCGCACCAGCTGATGATGCCATTCAAATTCATGACGAAGAAGCCTTACGGGTAGTTTATCAACTGCTGCGAAAAGATGGTTTATTTATGGGTGGTTCTACAGGTATCAATGTAGCCGCAGCTGTAGCTTTAGCAAAACAGATGGGGCCAGGACATACTATAGTTACCATTTTGTGTGACAGTGGTTCCCGCTATCAGTCACGCATATTTAACCGTGAATGGTTACAATCAAAGGGACTTTTACCTGAATAG
- a CDS encoding (2Fe-2S) ferredoxin domain-containing protein, whose amino-acid sequence MKCVRVCQNRTCRKQGSAKVLAAFKAIAMPGVMVIGSSCLGQCGNGPMVLVLPDMVWYSGVRPSEVPLIVEQHLLGNQVVTKMLYHRFHSQGQKQ is encoded by the coding sequence ATGAAATGTGTTCGCGTCTGCCAAAATCGTACTTGTCGTAAGCAAGGATCTGCCAAAGTATTAGCTGCTTTTAAGGCTATAGCTATGCCTGGTGTAATGGTAATCGGTAGCAGTTGTTTGGGACAATGCGGCAATGGGCCAATGGTGTTGGTATTGCCAGATATGGTTTGGTACAGTGGCGTTCGTCCTAGTGAAGTACCTTTAATAGTTGAACAGCATTTGTTGGGTAATCAAGTTGTCACCAAGATGCTCTATCATCGGTTTCATTCTCAGGGACAAAAACAATAA
- a CDS encoding cytochrome P450 — protein sequence MKLPDGPRTLPLVQLINVLLRPLETLEENAKRYGDCFTTRITGFPPLVVVSHPQAIQEILTADSKSFDAGQANQILHPLVGDYSLLLMDGDRHQSQRRLLTPPFHGERMRTYGQLICDITEKVTAHWTIGKTFVARSILQEISLRVILRAVFGVDEGQRFEELQRLLSKILDTFDSPIKSSFLFLKVLQKDLGSWSPWGRFIRQREQVDKLIYAEIQERRQQSHSSGEDILSLMMSARDASGQTMTDQQLRDELMTLLLAGHETTASALAWALYWIHKQPTVKEKLLQELASIGDHPDPSEIVKLPYLTAVCQETLRIYPIGLFTFTRILKSPLQLMGYNFEPGTYFAPCIYLAHHREDIYPQPKQFQPERFLERQFSPYEFLPFGGGSRRCIGMAFALFEMKLVLANILSHWQLDLVNHRPIRPVRRGVATTPTGGVPMIVIDKNSLASKQLQSVTSEQ from the coding sequence ATGAAACTCCCTGATGGCCCACGTACACTACCCTTAGTACAACTTATCAATGTACTGCTTCGTCCTCTAGAAACTTTAGAAGAAAACGCCAAGCGTTACGGAGACTGCTTTACCACTCGCATAACTGGGTTTCCGCCATTAGTTGTTGTGAGTCATCCCCAGGCAATTCAAGAAATTTTGACTGCTGACTCCAAATCGTTTGATGCTGGACAAGCTAATCAGATTTTACATCCTTTAGTAGGTGATTACTCGCTGTTATTAATGGATGGCGATCGCCACCAAAGTCAGCGACGTTTATTGACTCCTCCTTTTCATGGGGAGAGAATGCGAACCTACGGTCAGTTAATTTGTGACATCACCGAGAAAGTTACTGCTCATTGGACTATCGGTAAGACTTTCGTCGCCCGTTCCATCCTGCAAGAAATTTCCCTGCGAGTTATCCTCCGTGCTGTTTTTGGTGTGGATGAAGGACAACGTTTCGAGGAGTTGCAGCGACTTCTGAGCAAGATACTCGATACTTTTGACTCACCAATTAAGTCGAGTTTCTTGTTTCTGAAGGTACTGCAAAAAGATTTAGGTTCTTGGAGTCCTTGGGGACGCTTTATCCGCCAGCGAGAGCAAGTGGACAAACTAATCTATGCCGAAATTCAAGAACGCCGTCAGCAATCCCACTCATCTGGTGAAGATATCTTGAGTTTAATGATGTCGGCGCGTGATGCATCTGGACAAACAATGACAGATCAACAATTGCGCGACGAATTAATGACATTACTCTTGGCAGGTCATGAAACTACCGCTTCTGCTTTAGCATGGGCTTTATATTGGATTCATAAGCAACCGACAGTCAAGGAAAAACTTTTACAAGAACTGGCAAGCATTGGTGATCATCCAGATCCTAGCGAGATTGTTAAGTTACCCTATCTCACGGCAGTTTGCCAAGAAACACTGCGTATATACCCCATTGGTCTGTTTACTTTTACTCGCATTTTAAAATCACCATTGCAGCTAATGGGTTACAACTTTGAGCCGGGTACGTATTTCGCACCTTGTATTTATTTAGCCCATCACCGTGAGGATATCTATCCACAACCAAAGCAGTTTCAACCAGAACGCTTTTTAGAGAGACAATTTTCACCCTACGAATTTTTACCTTTTGGTGGTGGTAGCCGTCGCTGTATAGGTATGGCTTTTGCACTGTTTGAAATGAAACTTGTCTTGGCAAATATTTTGTCACACTGGCAACTAGATTTGGTAAATCATCGTCCTATACGTCCTGTCCGTCGTGGCGTTGCTACTACACCTACTGGTGGTGTGCCGATGATAGTGATAGACAAAAACTCGCTCGCTAGTAAACAGCTTCAATCAGTTACCAGTGAACAGTGA
- a CDS encoding ATP-binding protein, whose product MDNQVMPTASNSSYAKVQFLQRQAASLLLYQSVLQTEVGVAFVDLLQAIRYSEADARSCLQAYGSYFRALAAKNQNWEEYLITQILKAENPFTKQAQQQEFENLPIALVAAAKHDLLALQHLYECSSAVLSEWVQNIAHLPVSPVVWYLEQSGTAGIKTQFITYLQQLENWADAVEDLAAYYRQYGTGLFAQYQALRWQDGQFLGIPYPDPVKLSELVGYESQKEALLKNTEFLLSGQTALHVLLYGSRGSGKSSLVKALLNEYGESNLRLVEVTKSQLQDLPVIVEHLRGELHKFIIFVDDLSFEEDDDAFKALKMVLEGNLTARPQNIVVYATSNRRHLVREFFADRPAPRDHNEVHAWDTMQEKLSFSDRFGLTLTFEGADQKTYLKIIRHLADLAGINISQSDLEYKALQWATRHNGRSGRTARQFVDFLKAEMTVSALQVKSKKEK is encoded by the coding sequence ATGGATAATCAAGTGATGCCTACGGCAAGCAATTCGTCTTACGCTAAGGTTCAATTTCTCCAACGTCAAGCAGCTTCTCTTTTACTCTACCAATCTGTCCTACAAACAGAAGTAGGTGTAGCATTTGTTGATCTGTTGCAAGCTATTCGTTATAGTGAAGCGGATGCTAGAAGTTGCCTGCAAGCTTATGGCAGTTACTTTAGAGCTTTAGCAGCGAAAAATCAAAACTGGGAAGAATATCTGATTACTCAAATTCTCAAAGCTGAGAATCCTTTTACAAAACAAGCTCAACAGCAAGAGTTTGAGAATTTGCCGATCGCTTTGGTAGCAGCTGCAAAACATGATTTACTAGCACTACAACATTTGTATGAATGTAGTAGTGCTGTTTTGAGTGAATGGGTACAGAATATCGCTCATTTACCTGTCTCACCCGTAGTCTGGTATCTAGAACAGTCTGGTACAGCAGGTATAAAAACACAATTTATTACTTATCTACAACAGTTAGAAAATTGGGCAGATGCTGTAGAAGATTTGGCCGCATACTATCGGCAGTATGGCACGGGTTTGTTTGCCCAGTATCAGGCCCTACGTTGGCAAGATGGTCAGTTTTTGGGTATACCTTATCCTGATCCAGTTAAATTAAGCGAACTTGTGGGTTATGAGTCGCAAAAAGAAGCTTTGTTGAAAAATACAGAATTTTTATTGTCAGGACAGACAGCACTGCACGTATTACTATATGGTAGCCGTGGTTCTGGTAAATCCTCTTTAGTTAAAGCTTTACTGAATGAGTATGGAGAATCTAACCTGCGATTGGTGGAAGTGACAAAATCACAACTGCAAGATTTACCAGTGATTGTGGAACATTTACGAGGAGAACTACATAAATTTATTATCTTTGTTGATGATCTTTCCTTTGAGGAAGATGATGATGCTTTTAAGGCTTTAAAAATGGTGTTAGAAGGGAATTTAACGGCACGTCCCCAAAATATCGTGGTGTACGCTACTTCTAACCGTCGTCACTTGGTGCGAGAGTTTTTCGCTGATCGACCTGCTCCCCGCGATCATAATGAAGTTCATGCTTGGGATACAATGCAGGAAAAACTTTCCTTTAGCGATCGCTTTGGTCTGACACTCACTTTTGAGGGAGCTGATCAGAAAACTTATCTCAAAATTATCCGGCATCTTGCAGATTTAGCAGGAATTAATATCAGTCAGTCAGATTTAGAATACAAAGCTTTACAATGGGCAACTCGTCATAATGGTCGTTCTGGAAGAACAGCACGGCAATTTGTAGATTTTTTAAAAGCAGAGATGACTGTTAGTGCACTCCAAGTTAAAAGTAAAAAAGAAAAATAG
- a CDS encoding DUF5331 domain-containing protein produces MNIQQLRESLKLKWVKYYFQNRPWLVKIRIWGTYDGQRRPSSGFILATISVLEPELDEILPLLSELYNNPDKIVTALGLNFNPEEQLHLIAEDHNDTDIVQQKILTETSTNGKVDSQPQTTIASGKLPSSQEGIENTQIQNPKKSVPLLSVVSKFEGRSMQVPALAVIDKTNNVKALPALAVIAKAESNSKSVPLLTVISKTEKISKPVRSLLLISNIKKESQPVSSVIASSRVDNKPKLAHIPQQDLTDRVNQVPAKQKSRLTSWVDDFCQGVGWENDEAIYTRF; encoded by the coding sequence ATGAATATTCAACAGCTACGTGAATCCTTAAAACTAAAGTGGGTAAAATATTATTTTCAAAATCGTCCCTGGTTAGTAAAAATACGAATCTGGGGAACTTACGATGGACAACGTCGCCCTTCCTCTGGCTTTATTTTGGCAACTATTTCAGTTTTAGAACCAGAACTAGATGAAATTTTGCCTTTGCTTTCGGAACTCTATAATAACCCCGATAAAATAGTTACAGCTTTGGGTTTGAATTTTAATCCTGAAGAACAATTACATTTAATTGCAGAAGACCATAACGATACAGATATAGTCCAGCAGAAAATACTTACCGAAACCTCAACTAATGGAAAGGTTGATTCCCAACCTCAAACTACAATTGCATCAGGGAAGTTACCCTCATCCCAAGAAGGTATAGAAAATACACAAATACAAAATCCAAAAAAATCTGTACCATTGCTGAGTGTGGTAAGTAAATTTGAAGGTAGAAGTATGCAGGTACCTGCTTTAGCAGTCATTGATAAAACCAACAACGTCAAAGCTTTACCTGCACTTGCAGTTATTGCTAAAGCTGAAAGCAATAGTAAGTCTGTGCCACTGCTGACAGTAATTAGTAAAACCGAAAAAATTAGTAAACCTGTGCGATCGCTCCTACTTATTAGTAATATTAAAAAGGAAAGTCAGCCAGTATCATCTGTAATTGCTAGCAGTAGGGTGGACAACAAACCTAAGTTAGCACATATACCACAACAAGACCTGACAGATCGTGTTAATCAAGTACCTGCGAAGCAAAAATCTCGACTCACCTCCTGGGTAGATGACTTTTGCCAAGGTGTTGGATGGGAGAATGACGAAGCTATTTACACTCGGTTTTAA